In Desulforhopalus sp., the genomic stretch CCCGCTCCTTGATGCCGGTATGGCCGGTATCTTCGCCTACGAGGTGAAAGAGGCCCTGCGCATCCTCCGCCAGCCCGATTTTTATGTCGATACCGAAGATCCGGATATCGACGCGGGAAAAATCTGGGTAGGACCGGCCAATGATATTATTTTGAGAAAACGTGGTGTTGAATTCGTTGACGGTTCGGCGCCAGGTTTTGCGGCGATTGTTGGTGCGGCGCCAAATCCGGAGATCGCCAAAATGATCGTCGAGGATTACCAGAAGAAGAACCTCTACATCTTCTGCGCTGCCAACCATAATGGCAAAACAGTTATCGAGCAGCTTCTTGAGGCTGGAGTTCAGGTGGGTTGGAATACCCGCATCGTTCCTTTCGGACCGGATATCTCTTCCGCTGTCTTCGCCCTTGGTTTCGCCAACCGCGCAGCAATGGCCTTCGGTGGTGTGCAGCCTGGAGATTATCGCCGGATGCTGATGTACAACAAGAACCGTATTTTTGCCTTCGTCAATGCCCTCGGCGATGTTGGTACCGAGTGGGCCGTTGCCGCTGCCGGTGCTGTTAACTGGGGCTTCCCGACTCTTGCAGATACCGATATCCCGGAAATCTTGCCAACTGGTATCTGCACCTATGAGCATGTTGTCGCCAATGTCCCGCATAACGAGATCTGCCAGAAATCCGTTGAGGTTCGTGGTCTGAAGATCAATGTTACCCAGATCGATATTCCCTGTGCCTTCGGCCCGGCCTTTGAGGGTGAGCGGGTACGTGGCGGCGATCTGTTCGGCCAGATGGGTGGTGGTAAGACCCAGTGTACCGAGCTGGTGAAGATGGCGCAGATGAATGAGATCGAAGACGGCAAGGTCACTGTTGTTGGCCAAGATCTGAAGGATATGAAAGAAGGTGGCGTACTGCCGCTAGGTATCTTCGTGCAGATTGCCGGTCGCGAGTTTCAAACCGACTTCGAGCCGATCATGGAGCGGCAGATTCACCACTTGATCAACTATATTCAAGGGGTAATGCATATCGGCCAGAGGGATATCTCCTGGGTTCGTATCAGCAAGGCAGCTGTCGAGAAGGGCTTTACTCTGAAGGATATCGGTGTTGTACTTCATGCCAAATTCCATCAGGATTTCAAGAAGATCGTCGACAAGGTACAAGTAACACTCTTCACCAATAAAGAAGATGTCGACAAACTGACCGCTACCGCCCGGGCCGAATATAAAACCCGCGACGAGCGTGTTGATAAGATGACCGACGAGGCTGTTGACACCTTCTACTCTTGCAGTCTGTGTCAGTCCTTTGCCCCAAGCCATGTTTGTACCGTCAGCCCGGAAAGAACCGGTCTGTGCGGCGCTTACAACTGGATGGACTGTAAGGCTTCCTATGAGATCAACCCGACCGGTCCCAATCAGCCGATCAAAAAAGGTAAAGTTCTTGATCCGGTCCTCGGCCGTTTTGAAGGCGTTGATGAATTCATCAAGGGCGCATCCAAAGGCGCAATCGATACCTATAACTTCTATTCAATGTGCCATGCTCCGATGACCACCTGTGGTTGTTGCGAATGTATTGCCGCCATGCTTCCCGCCTGCAACGGCATTATGACCGTTGGCCGTGACTATACCGGTGAAACTCCTTCAGGTATGAAGTTTACCACCCTCGCCGGTGTTATGGGTGGTGGCGCTTCTTCCCCAGGTTTTGTTGGCCACTCCAAGTTCAACATTACCCAGGGCAAGTTTATCCTGGGAGATGGTGGGTTGCTCCGCATGGTGTGGATGCCGAAGGTCGTGAAAGATGAGATCCGAGATCGTCTGAACGCCAGAGGTGAGGCGATGGGTGTTAAGAATTTCGCCGATATGATCGCCGATGAGACGGTTGGTGTTACCGAAGACGAGATCTTGCCATGGCTCCAGGAAAAAGGGCATCCTGCTCTGAGCATGCCGCCGATTATCGGATAATTGACCACGCGGATGGGCATGGTCTCATTGTCATGAATGGAACCATGCCCGATCGGTTGCGAAATATTTTACTCTAAAGGGTACGAATCCCAGTATTTAGAAGGCGTTAGTAGCTCTAAGAATACAATGTCAGGGATCGTATGCTGCTGATTGAAAGAGTAAGAACCTTTATAAGGAGACAATAACAATGGCGTTAACAGGAATACAAATTTTCAAACTCCTGCCAAAAACCAACTGTAAGGAGTGTGGAGTTCCAACGTGCCTTGCCTTTGCAATGAATCTCGCCTCGGGCAAGGCCGAGCTTGATTCTTGCCCCTATGTGTCCGACGATGCACGGGCACAACTTGCCGAGGCCTCCGCTCCACCTATCCGTCCAGTCGCTATCGGCAAGGGCGTGCGCGCTGCAAAAACCGGTGGGGAGACCGTTCTTTGCCGGCATGAAAAGACCTTTTTCAATCCAACTCTTTTTGCTGGTACCATCACCTCCGATACCGCTGTGGCGGTTGTCGAGGCTAAGCTGAAAGTCTGGAATGCCTTGCAGTACGAGCGTGTTGGCCTGAATCTGCGTCCGGAACTTGTGGCACTGAAAGATGTAAATGGTGACGGAGTGGCTTTCGCTACATTGGCGAAACTCGTTGCCGAGACCTCCGAGTTCAACCTTGTTCTAATGAGCGAGAGTGCGGAAATTATTGCCGGGGCAGTTGCAGTTGCCGGATTTAAACGGCCGCTCATCTATGCAGCAACCGCAGCCAACGTTGACGCCTATGGAAAAATTGCACTGGAAAACGGCCTGCCTCTGGCAGTTAAGGCTGATTCCATCGATGGTCTCATCGCCCTGACCGATAAACTGGT encodes the following:
- the acsB gene encoding acetyl-CoA decarbonylase/synthase complex subunit alpha/beta, which encodes MSRLVAFAAIQGGYKVVSQVEGELEKALQTYDASTKIGFPNTAYYLPVIYSLTGIKCETLEDLKKPMKFARGLLPPHVKGSNHLPYLGPLLDAGMAGIFAYEVKEALRILRQPDFYVDTEDPDIDAGKIWVGPANDIILRKRGVEFVDGSAPGFAAIVGAAPNPEIAKMIVEDYQKKNLYIFCAANHNGKTVIEQLLEAGVQVGWNTRIVPFGPDISSAVFALGFANRAAMAFGGVQPGDYRRMLMYNKNRIFAFVNALGDVGTEWAVAAAGAVNWGFPTLADTDIPEILPTGICTYEHVVANVPHNEICQKSVEVRGLKINVTQIDIPCAFGPAFEGERVRGGDLFGQMGGGKTQCTELVKMAQMNEIEDGKVTVVGQDLKDMKEGGVLPLGIFVQIAGREFQTDFEPIMERQIHHLINYIQGVMHIGQRDISWVRISKAAVEKGFTLKDIGVVLHAKFHQDFKKIVDKVQVTLFTNKEDVDKLTATARAEYKTRDERVDKMTDEAVDTFYSCSLCQSFAPSHVCTVSPERTGLCGAYNWMDCKASYEINPTGPNQPIKKGKVLDPVLGRFEGVDEFIKGASKGAIDTYNFYSMCHAPMTTCGCCECIAAMLPACNGIMTVGRDYTGETPSGMKFTTLAGVMGGGASSPGFVGHSKFNITQGKFILGDGGLLRMVWMPKVVKDEIRDRLNARGEAMGVKNFADMIADETVGVTEDEILPWLQEKGHPALSMPPIIG